One window of the Corvus moneduloides isolate bCorMon1 chromosome 10, bCorMon1.pri, whole genome shotgun sequence genome contains the following:
- the VEPH1 gene encoding ventricular zone-expressed PH domain-containing protein homolog 1 isoform X5, which yields MHHLFRLVLAQKDLSRAGDLFSLEDAEIEGSLSEALEQIRIISSAADYQTNDNDQAVVEICITRITAAIRETASIEKHGKALVALWESCLEHNLKPSGKDEDAPHAKIASDIMSCILQNYNRPPVMALAVPVAVKFLQRGNKELCRNMSSYLSLAAIAKAELLAEHTETIVRSVLQGAEGVFAIFIWTPERPQPQ from the exons ATGCATCATCTCTTCAGGCTGGTTTTGGCACAGAAGGACCTTTCCCGGGCAGGGGATCTCTTCTCCCTGGAGGATGCTGAGATCGAAGGAAGCCTCTCTGAAGCTCTTGAACAGATCAGAATCATTAGTTCAGCTGCA GACTACCAGACCAATGACAACGACCAGGCTGTGGTGGAGATCTGCATCACCCGGATCACCGCGGCCATCCGGGAAACCGCATCCATCGAAAAGCACGGGAAAGCCCTGGTGGCCCTCTGGGAGTCGTGTCTGGAGCACAACCTGAAGCCCTCTGGAAAAGACGAGGATGCCCCACATGCCAAAATTGCATCTGACATCATGAGCTGCATCTTGCAG AATTACAACCGGCCTCCAGTGATGGCCTTGGCTGTGCCAGTGGCAGTGAAATTCCTGCAGAGAGGCAATAAGGAGCTGTGCAGGAACATGTCCAGTTACCTGTCCTTGGCTGCCATtgccaaggcagagctgctggccgAGCACACAGAAACCATTGTCAGGAGTGTCCTTCAAG GTGCTGAAGGAGtgtttgccatttttatttGGACACCTGAGAGACCCCAACCACAGTGA
- the VEPH1 gene encoding ventricular zone-expressed PH domain-containing protein homolog 1 isoform X4: MHHLFRLVLAQKDLSRAGDLFSLEDAEIEGSLSEALEQIRIISSAADYQTNDNDQAVVEICITRITAAIRETASIEKHGKALVALWESCLEHNLKPSGKDEDAPHAKIASDIMSCILQNYNRPPVMALAVPVAVKFLQRGNKELCRNMSSYLSLAAIAKAELLAEHTETIVRSVLQGNSMLLRVLPALYEKRPQPIHACLRELVAPMAQLDPAEQLHLLRLLHTVARKRELGVLKECLPFLFGHLRDPNHSEVVLNILLEISSYEPAALAPFLPTLREIGESFPTLIGQMAKIFGAVGHLDEDGKRP; this comes from the exons ATGCATCATCTCTTCAGGCTGGTTTTGGCACAGAAGGACCTTTCCCGGGCAGGGGATCTCTTCTCCCTGGAGGATGCTGAGATCGAAGGAAGCCTCTCTGAAGCTCTTGAACAGATCAGAATCATTAGTTCAGCTGCA GACTACCAGACCAATGACAACGACCAGGCTGTGGTGGAGATCTGCATCACCCGGATCACCGCGGCCATCCGGGAAACCGCATCCATCGAAAAGCACGGGAAAGCCCTGGTGGCCCTCTGGGAGTCGTGTCTGGAGCACAACCTGAAGCCCTCTGGAAAAGACGAGGATGCCCCACATGCCAAAATTGCATCTGACATCATGAGCTGCATCTTGCAG AATTACAACCGGCCTCCAGTGATGGCCTTGGCTGTGCCAGTGGCAGTGAAATTCCTGCAGAGAGGCAATAAGGAGCTGTGCAGGAACATGTCCAGTTACCTGTCCTTGGCTGCCATtgccaaggcagagctgctggccgAGCACACAGAAACCATTGTCAGGAGTGTCCTTCAAG ggaaCTCGATGCTGCTCCGCGTGCTGCCCGCGCTCTACGAGAAGCGGCCGCAGCCGATCCACGCCTGCCTGCGGGAGCTGGTGGCACCCATGGCCCAGCTGGACCCGGCCGAGCAGCTCCACCTCCTCAGGCTCCTGCACACCGTGGCCAGGAAGAGAGAACTGGGG GTGCTGAAGGAGtgtttgccatttttatttGGACACCTGAGAGACCCCAACCACAGTGAAGTGGTTCTAAACATCCTTCTGGAAATATCCAGCTACGAACCTGCAGCCTTGGCCCCTTTCCTTCCCACGCTGAGGGAAATTGGGGAGAGTTTTCCCACTTTGATTGGGCAGATGGCAAAGATCTTCGGAGCTGTTGGACATCTTGATGAG
- the PTX3 gene encoding pentraxin-related protein PTX3 translates to MLPQELLSLLTLFCVFRASGSVLDEDNDYELMYVNLDNEIEGPAPGTEEAASCDCQREHSKWDKLFIMLENSQMKENMMLQALEELPRADLQTLKAELSQLTTTLAGTFATVTSHVVAQVEQVLVRSRDQAEEARRLQESEQGKVLEHVLQLSHNVSVRLGWLESAWHRRAEEQAQETALQQDKFDASRGDNLILNSVWKELQQTRAELRASLQWAAQHLLPAGCETAILFPMRSRKIFGSVHPTAGMSLRSFTACIWLKVTEALDKTIVFSYGTKFNPYEIQLYLSRDSAVLAVGGAQHKLAARNVVIPGKWLHLCGTWSSENGSAALWVQGELTASALDLAGAHTIPDGGILQLGQEKNGCCVGGGFDEALAFSGKLTGFNLWDRVLSPAEVTAQSAGDTCGTRGNIVGWGVTEVLPYGGAQYVS, encoded by the exons ATGCTGCCCCAAGAACTCCTCTCTCTGCTCACgctgttctgtgttttcagggcttctggctctgtgctggatgAAGACAATGACTACGAGCTCATGTACGTGAACCTGGATAACGAAATCGAAGGTCCTGCCCCTGGGACTGAGGAAG CTGCTTCGTGCGACTGCCAGCGGGAGCACAGCAAGTGGGACAAGCTGTTCATCATGCTGGAGAACTCGCAGATGAAGGAGAACATGatgctgcaggctctggaggAGCTCCCCAGGGCGGACCTGCAGACCctgaaggcagagctgagccagctCACCACCACCCTGGCGGGCACCTTCGCCACTGTCACCTCCCACGTGGTGGCCCAGGTGGAGCAGGTgctggtgaggagcagggacCAGGCCGAGGAGgccaggaggctgcaggagtCGGAGCAAGGGAAGGTTCTGGAGCACGTCCTGCAGCTAAGCCACAACGTGTCCgtgaggctgggctggctggagaGCGCCTGGCACAGGAGGGCCGAGGAGCAGGCGcaggaaacagctctgcagcaggataAATTCGATGCCAGCAGAGGGGATAATCTCATCCTGAACTCGGTgtggaaggagctgcagcagacCCGGGCTGAGCTGAGGGCATCGCTACAATGGGCGGCTCAGCACCTGCTGCCGGCGG GCTGTGAAACCGCGATTCTGTTCCCCATGCGCTCCAGAAAGATCTTTGGGAGCGTCCACCCGACCGCTGGAATGAGCCTGCGCTCCTTCACTGCCTGCATCTGGCTCAAGGTGACCGAGGCTTTGGACAAAACCATCGTCTTCTCCTACGGAACCAAGTTCAACCCCTACGAAATCCAGCTGTACCTGAGCCGGGACTCGGCCGTGCTCGCTGTGGGGGGTGCCCAGCACAAGCTGGCTGCCAGAAATGTGGTTATTCCTGGGAAGTGGCTCCACCTCTGTGGCACCTGGAGCTCGGAGAACGGATCCGCAGCCCTGTGGGTGCAGGGGGAGCTCACAGCCAGCGCCCTGGACCTGGCTGGTGCTCACACCATTCCCGACGGAGGCATCCTGCAGCTCGGGCAGGAGAAGAACGGCTGCTGCGTGGGAGGGGGGTTTGATGAAGCCCTGGCCTTCTCGGGGAAGCTGACTGGCTTTAACCTGTGGGACCGAGTGCTCAGCCCCGCCGAGGTGACAGCCCAGAGCGCGGGGGACACCTGTGGCACCCGGGGCAACATCGTGGGCTGGGGGGTCACGGAGGTGCTGCCCTACGGAGGAGCCCAGTACGTGTCCTAA